In Plasmodium chabaudi chabaudi strain AS genome assembly, chromosome: 10, a single genomic region encodes these proteins:
- a CDS encoding ribosomal protein S27a, putative, whose translation MKILINIPYDGSLCIESSDVNTIKNVKEQISELKGIPCESQKLYKNGRLLEDEDLIEVDQCEYEYTIDLNFSLLGGGKKKKKKVYKKPKKEKHKKKKVKLAILKFYKVGDDGKVFRLKKQCNNCAPGTLMAAHFNRDYCGRCHLTIMKK comes from the exons atgaaaatattaataaacatTCCTTATGATGGCTCTTTATGTATTGAGTCATCCGATGTTAATaccataaaaaatgtaaaagaACAAATATCTGAATTAAAAG gTATTCCCTGTGAATCTCagaaattatacaaaaacgGACGTCTATTGGAAGACGAAGATTTGATTGAAGTTGACCAATGTGAATAT gAATACACCATAGATTTAAATTTCAGTTTACTTGGTGGtggtaaaaaaaagaagaagaaagtttacaaaaaacccaaaaaagaaaaacataagaaaaaaaaagtaaaattaGCAATATTAAAGTTTTACAAAGTTGGGGATGATGGAAAAGTATTTAGactaaaaaaacaatgCAACAATTGTGCCCCTGGAACATTAATGGCTGCTCATTTTAATAGAGATTACTGTGGAAGATGCCACTTAAccattatgaaaaaataa